One genomic region from Balaenoptera musculus isolate JJ_BM4_2016_0621 chromosome X, mBalMus1.pri.v3, whole genome shotgun sequence encodes:
- the TMEM185A gene encoding transmembrane protein 185A — translation MSFLCLVVLYYIVWSVLFLRSMDVIAEQRRTHITMALSWMTIVVPLLTFEILLVHKLDGHNAFSCIPIFVPLWLSLITLMATTFGQKGGNHWWFGIRKDFCQFLLEICPFLREYGNISYDLHHEGNEETEETPVPEPPKIAPMFRKKTRVVITQSPGKYVLPPPKLNIEMPD, via the exons ATGTCTTTTCTGTGCCTGGTGGTCCTCTACTACATCGTGTGGTCCGTCCTGTTCCTGCGCTCCATGGATGTGATCGCGGAGCAGCGGAGGACACACATCACCATGGCGCTGAGCTGGATGACCATCGTCGTGCCACTCCTTACTTTTGAG atCCTGCTGGTTCACAAGCTAGACGGCCACAACGCGTTCTCTTGTATCCCGATATTTGTCCCCCTTTGGCTTTCCTTGATCACTCTGATGGCAACCACATTCGGACAGAAAGGCGGAAACCACT ggtGGTTTGGGATTCGCAAGGATTTCTGTCAGTTTCTGCTTgaaatctgcccatttttgagAGAATATGGAAACATTTCCTACGACCTCCACCATGAAggtaatgaggaaactgaagaaacGCCAGTTCCAGAACCTCCTAAGATCGCTCCTATGTTTCGAAAGAAGACCAGGGTGGTTATCACCCAGAGCCCTGGAAAGTATGTCCTCCCACCTCCCAAATTAAATATCGAAATGCCAGATTAG